The Apium graveolens cultivar Ventura chromosome 6, ASM990537v1, whole genome shotgun sequence genome contains a region encoding:
- the LOC141663755 gene encoding agamous-like MADS-box protein MADS4 encodes MGKGRMELKRIENKINRQVTFAKRRNGLLKKAYELSVLCDAEVALIVFSTRGKLYEFSSTSSIMNTLERYQKINSAPPDLNARSIQEELERSSYQEYMKLKHRYDSLKQLERNLNGEDLSSLNRKDLDSLETQIDFSLNRIRSNRTQHMVDELDKLQKQEYLLHESNINLQGRLEEGKQPAQGIQWDPSTNGVVYFRQVPPQTSDVFYHQLVCETTSQIGCQTEKMSVVPSGPVVNNQMQIW; translated from the exons ATGGGGAAGGGAAGAATGGAGTTGAAGAGAATAGAGAACAAGATCAACAGACAAGTAACATTTGCTAAGAGAAGGAATGGTCTGCTTAAGAAAGCCTATGAGCTTTCTGTTCTATGTGATGCTGAAGTTGCTCTTATCGTCTTCTCCACTCGCGGCAAGCTCTACGAGTTCTCTAGCACTTCAAG CATAATGAATACACTTGAAAGGTATCAGAAAATTAACAGTGCACCTCCAGATCTGAATGCAAGGAGCATACAAGAAGAACTT GAAAGGAGCAGCTATCAGGAGTACATGAAGCTTAAGCATCGCTATGATTCCTTGAAACAATTAGAAAG GAATCTAAACGGAGAGGATCTGAGCTCCCTAAACAGAAAGGACCTTGATTCACTGGAAACGCAGATTGATTTCTCCTTAAATCGGATTAGATCAAATAGG ACTCAACACATGGTTGATGAGCTTGATAAACTTCAAAAACAG GAATATCTGCTTCACGAGTCAAACATAAATCTCCAAGGAAGA TTAGAAGAAGGAAAGCAACCAGCACAAGGAATACAATGGGATCCAAGCACAAATGGAGTGGTTTACTTCCGTCAAGTACCTCCGCAAACTAGTGATGTCTTCTATCATCAATTAGTCTGTGAAACCACATCACAGATTGG GTGCCAAACTGAGAAAATGTCGGTTGTGCCATCTGGTCCGGTTGTGAATAACCAGATGCAAATTTGGTGA